The following are encoded together in the Streptomyces sp. NBC_01465 genome:
- a CDS encoding class I SAM-dependent methyltransferase: protein MTTTGRPPSPEPGSVPDVVRSWDARADRYLELFRHEWDTKPFDQAVLAEFARRVGEGGRVCDAGCGPCGHVTAMLGERGLDVLGIDLSPRCVELARREKPGCRFEVGDQRAIEAAEGLLDGLVSYYSLHDQPKRQLPGTLTSWAAAIRPGGQLLVVTKEGASDGVVGDPMGGELRVYWAEFMAKELRIAVEAASFRVDDLTVREAYADEIRTRRIYLSATRRSVSAA from the coding sequence ATGACCACGACAGGCAGACCACCGTCGCCGGAGCCCGGCAGCGTGCCTGACGTCGTCCGCAGCTGGGACGCCCGCGCCGATCGCTACCTGGAACTCTTCCGGCACGAGTGGGACACCAAGCCGTTCGACCAGGCGGTCCTGGCCGAGTTCGCCAGGAGGGTCGGTGAGGGCGGCAGGGTCTGTGACGCCGGGTGCGGGCCCTGTGGGCATGTGACGGCGATGCTCGGTGAGCGCGGGCTCGATGTGCTCGGCATTGATCTCTCGCCTCGCTGCGTCGAGTTGGCGCGGCGCGAGAAGCCCGGGTGTCGGTTCGAGGTGGGGGATCAGCGGGCGATCGAAGCCGCGGAGGGTCTGCTCGACGGGCTCGTTTCGTACTACTCGCTCCACGACCAGCCCAAGCGTCAGCTGCCCGGCACGCTCACCTCGTGGGCCGCCGCGATCCGGCCCGGTGGGCAGCTTCTGGTCGTCACCAAAGAAGGTGCGAGTGACGGCGTCGTCGGCGATCCGATGGGCGGGGAACTTCGGGTCTACTGGGCCGAGTTCATGGCCAAGGAGCTGCGAATCGCCGTCGAGGCGGCCTCGTTCCGCGTCGACGACCTCACCGTCCGCGAGGCCTACGCCGACGAGATCCGTACCCGGCGGATCTACCTCTCCGCGACACGTCGCTCCGTCAGCGCCGCGTGA
- a CDS encoding SDR family oxidoreductase, translating into MELKNSVAVVTGANRGLGRHLAAQLVERGAKVYAAARRPETIDLPGVVPLQLDVTDEESIRAAARTASDATLLVNNAGISTGTQLITGDLDAVRQEMETNYFGPLAATRAFAPVIESNGGGTVLNVLSVLSWLHPAGLGSYAATKAAAWAQTNAVREELAPRGITVSALHVAYMDTDMAATVPADQKTDPAAVAAQALDGIETGLPEILADETTRYVKQSLAAPAR; encoded by the coding sequence ATGGAACTGAAGAACTCCGTCGCAGTCGTCACCGGCGCCAACCGCGGCCTCGGCCGGCACCTGGCCGCCCAGCTCGTCGAGCGCGGCGCCAAGGTCTACGCGGCGGCCCGCCGCCCCGAGACCATCGATCTGCCGGGCGTCGTCCCGCTGCAGCTGGACGTGACGGACGAGGAGTCGATCCGCGCCGCGGCCCGCACCGCCTCCGACGCGACGCTGCTGGTCAACAACGCGGGCATCTCCACCGGCACGCAGTTGATCACCGGCGACCTCGACGCCGTCCGCCAGGAGATGGAGACGAACTACTTCGGCCCGCTCGCCGCCACTCGCGCCTTCGCCCCCGTCATCGAGAGCAACGGCGGCGGCACCGTGCTCAACGTCCTGTCCGTCCTGTCCTGGCTGCACCCCGCCGGCCTCGGTTCGTACGCCGCCACCAAGGCCGCCGCCTGGGCGCAGACCAATGCCGTACGGGAGGAACTGGCACCCCGCGGCATCACCGTCTCCGCGCTGCACGTCGCGTACATGGACACCGACATGGCCGCGACCGTACCCGCCGACCAGAAGACCGACCCCGCCGCGGTCGCCGCGCAGGCCCTCGACGGCATCGAGACGGGCCTGCCCGAGATCCTCGCCGACGAGACGACCCGCTACGTGAAGCAGAGCCTGGCCGCCCCGGCCCGGTGA
- a CDS encoding carbohydrate ABC transporter permease, translating into MSLITRPRTASLAVNRGRRATAKDQRPAWEEPPSRLGSTAKAVVITVLVVVMLLPFVTVISTSLASQKEITAAGGFVLFPTEPTFQAYTTILSGGIVTRAVLVSLAITITGTLLSLLTTITLAYALSKRGVPGAKPVLLLVLFTLLFAPGMIPMYVLVKELGLLDSYWALILPGLVNAFNLVVMRAFFMNIPEELYQAARIDGAGDWRILTRIVLPLSKGVIAVVGLFYAVTYWNAFFNAMLYLNDTGKWPIQLVLRTYVVQSKQLNADQLGITHMPPQQSISMAVVMLALLPILALYPFLQKYFTKGVLTGAIKG; encoded by the coding sequence ATGAGCCTCATCACCCGCCCCCGCACCGCGAGCCTCGCGGTCAACCGGGGCCGCCGCGCCACCGCCAAGGACCAGCGCCCCGCCTGGGAAGAACCGCCCAGCCGGCTCGGCTCGACGGCCAAGGCGGTCGTCATCACGGTCCTCGTCGTCGTGATGCTGCTCCCCTTCGTCACCGTCATCTCCACCTCGCTGGCCTCCCAGAAGGAGATCACCGCGGCCGGCGGCTTCGTCCTCTTCCCGACGGAGCCCACCTTCCAGGCGTACACGACGATCCTCTCCGGCGGCATCGTCACCCGCGCCGTCCTGGTCAGCCTGGCGATCACGATCACCGGCACGCTGCTCTCGCTGCTGACGACGATCACGCTCGCGTACGCACTGAGCAAGCGCGGAGTCCCCGGCGCCAAACCGGTACTCCTCCTGGTCCTCTTCACCCTGCTCTTCGCACCCGGCATGATCCCGATGTACGTCCTGGTCAAGGAGCTCGGACTCCTGGACTCCTACTGGGCGTTGATCCTCCCCGGCCTGGTGAACGCCTTCAACCTGGTCGTCATGCGGGCGTTCTTCATGAACATCCCCGAGGAGCTCTACCAGGCCGCGCGCATCGACGGCGCGGGCGACTGGCGCATCCTCACGCGCATCGTGCTGCCGCTCTCGAAGGGTGTCATCGCGGTCGTCGGCCTCTTCTACGCGGTCACGTACTGGAACGCCTTCTTCAACGCGATGCTCTACCTCAACGACACCGGCAAGTGGCCCATCCAGCTGGTGCTCCGTACGTACGTCGTCCAGAGCAAGCAGCTCAACGCCGACCAGCTGGGCATCACGCACATGCCGCCCCAGCAGTCGATCTCCATGGCCGTCGTCATGCTCGCGCTGCTCCCGATCCTGGCGCTGTACCCGTTCCTCCAGAAGTACTTCACCAAGGGCGTGCTCACCGGCGCCATCAAGGGCTGA
- a CDS encoding signal peptidase I — translation MNDSVYVGNAGKDAALDRGWILGHFKDADDPRHSEDVEIKWGVHPPGDERAEWVRGEERTALLVLISGRFRVELPGRSVLLAEQGDYVVWGHGVDHSWFAEVESVVLTVRWPSVPGYAVPVAHDS, via the coding sequence GTGAACGACAGTGTGTATGTGGGCAATGCGGGCAAGGACGCGGCACTCGACCGGGGGTGGATCCTCGGGCACTTCAAGGATGCCGACGATCCCCGGCACAGCGAGGACGTGGAGATCAAGTGGGGCGTCCACCCGCCCGGTGACGAGCGCGCGGAGTGGGTGCGGGGTGAGGAGCGGACGGCTCTGCTCGTGCTCATCAGCGGACGCTTCCGGGTCGAACTCCCGGGTCGCAGCGTGCTGTTGGCGGAGCAGGGCGACTACGTCGTGTGGGGGCACGGGGTCGACCACTCCTGGTTCGCGGAGGTGGAGTCGGTGGTGCTGACCGTGCGGTGGCCTTCCGTACCCGGATACGCGGTGCCGGTGGCTCACGACTCCTGA
- a CDS encoding serine hydrolase domain-containing protein, whose translation MHEQARQTLRSSRQQRSGRRGAVTAAAVLAVGVMTATAVAPSAASARPRPDTVQQGLDALVRTDGFPAALASVEDRDGRTRTYTAGVGDLATGAKVPADGRVRAGSNTKSFTAVVMLQLVGEGRIRLDAPVDRYLPGLVRGKGNDGRRITVRQLLQHTSGLPNYTEYGLQLRHYEPRELVDIALAHQARFEPGKKWEYSNTNYVLAGLIIQKVTGRSLAEELDRRIIEPVGLHDTYFPAPGDATVRGPHPHGYDRESADAPLSDVTEMDPSWAWAAGQLITTDSDLNRFFTALLSGRLLPKAQLAQMRTTVPADYFGAGARYGLGLVSIPLSCGGVYWGHGGSFPGYETRGGVTADGRAVNVAVTMQPTDPDAMKHVGKVVDTALCR comes from the coding sequence GTGCACGAGCAAGCAAGGCAGACGCTGCGTTCATCCCGGCAGCAGCGGAGCGGGCGCCGCGGAGCCGTGACGGCCGCGGCCGTGCTGGCCGTCGGCGTCATGACGGCAACCGCCGTGGCGCCCTCCGCGGCCTCGGCGCGCCCTCGCCCGGACACCGTCCAGCAGGGCCTGGACGCGCTGGTGCGCACAGACGGATTTCCCGCCGCGCTGGCGAGCGTCGAGGACCGTGACGGCCGCACCCGCACCTACACCGCAGGGGTGGGCGATCTGGCCACCGGCGCGAAGGTGCCCGCGGACGGCCGGGTGCGGGCAGGCAGCAACACGAAGTCGTTCACCGCGGTGGTGATGCTGCAACTGGTGGGAGAGGGCAGGATCCGCCTCGATGCCCCGGTCGACAGGTACCTCCCGGGCCTGGTCCGCGGGAAGGGGAACGACGGCCGCCGCATCACCGTCCGCCAACTCCTCCAGCACACCAGCGGACTCCCCAACTACACGGAGTACGGCCTGCAGCTCCGGCATTACGAGCCCCGCGAGCTCGTCGACATCGCCCTGGCGCACCAGGCCCGCTTCGAGCCGGGGAAGAAGTGGGAGTACAGCAACACGAATTACGTGCTGGCCGGCCTGATCATCCAGAAGGTCACAGGGCGTTCCCTGGCCGAGGAACTGGACCGGCGCATCATCGAACCCGTAGGCCTGCACGACACCTACTTCCCCGCCCCGGGGGACGCGACCGTCCGGGGACCCCATCCCCACGGCTACGACAGGGAGTCGGCGGACGCGCCCCTGAGCGATGTCACGGAAATGGACCCGTCCTGGGCCTGGGCAGCGGGCCAGCTGATCACCACCGACTCCGACCTCAACCGGTTCTTCACCGCGCTCCTGTCGGGCCGCCTCCTCCCGAAAGCCCAACTGGCCCAGATGCGCACCACGGTTCCCGCCGACTACTTCGGCGCGGGAGCCCGCTACGGACTGGGGCTCGTGAGCATCCCGCTGTCGTGCGGCGGCGTCTACTGGGGCCACGGCGGCAGCTTCCCGGGATACGAGACCCGCGGCGGGGTCACGGCGGACGGCCGCGCGGTCAACGTCGCGGTGACCATGCAGCCGACCGACCCGGATGCCATGAAGCATGTCGGGAAGGTCGTGGACACGGCCCTGTGCCGCTGA
- a CDS encoding ABC transporter permease — MSRATVQEQRLISLKTERRPGTTPAASESKTRIPKARKQDKRDRVPTARVPLGRRLRNNWVMLALMTPGVLFFLVFFYVPMLGNIVAFEDYQPFIGFKDSALVGLANFQELFADPAFWEAVRNTLLFAALQLILYFPAPLALALLVNSLVGSKVRRFVQSVVYLPHFISWVLVVALFQQVLGGAGLLNNFLRDHGMDPLDIMTNPHAFPLLITAQVIWKDIGWGMIIYLAALANVDQSLYEAAAVDGANRWRRMWHVTLPAVRSVTIMLLVLRLGDVLSVGFEQFLLQRDAVGPRAAEVLDTYVYYHGVVYGDWSIGAAAGLIKGVIGALMIWGANRLAHAFGEQGVYSK, encoded by the coding sequence ATCTCCCGTGCCACGGTCCAGGAGCAGCGCTTGATATCCCTCAAAACCGAGCGGCGCCCGGGAACCACGCCCGCCGCGAGCGAGAGCAAGACCCGAATTCCCAAGGCTCGCAAGCAGGACAAGCGGGACCGGGTGCCCACCGCCCGCGTCCCCCTGGGCCGCAGACTGCGCAACAACTGGGTGATGCTCGCCCTGATGACCCCGGGCGTGCTGTTCTTCCTGGTCTTCTTCTACGTACCGATGCTCGGCAACATCGTCGCGTTCGAGGACTACCAGCCGTTCATCGGCTTCAAGGACAGCGCCCTCGTCGGCCTCGCCAACTTCCAGGAGCTCTTCGCCGACCCGGCGTTCTGGGAGGCGGTCCGCAACACCCTGCTCTTCGCGGCCCTCCAGCTGATTCTCTACTTCCCCGCCCCGCTCGCCCTCGCCCTGCTGGTCAACAGCCTGGTCGGCAGCAAGGTCCGGCGCTTCGTGCAGAGCGTCGTCTACCTCCCCCACTTCATCTCCTGGGTGCTGGTCGTCGCCCTCTTCCAGCAAGTCCTGGGCGGGGCAGGCCTGCTGAACAACTTCCTGCGCGACCACGGCATGGACCCGCTCGACATCATGACCAATCCGCACGCCTTCCCCCTCCTGATCACCGCCCAGGTGATCTGGAAGGACATCGGCTGGGGAATGATCATTTACCTGGCGGCGCTCGCCAACGTCGACCAGTCCCTCTACGAGGCCGCGGCCGTCGACGGGGCCAACCGCTGGCGCCGCATGTGGCACGTGACGCTGCCCGCCGTCCGCAGCGTCACGATCATGCTCCTGGTGCTGCGCCTCGGCGACGTACTCTCCGTCGGCTTCGAGCAGTTCCTGCTCCAGCGCGACGCGGTCGGCCCGCGGGCCGCGGAAGTCCTCGACACCTACGTCTACTACCACGGAGTCGTCTACGGCGACTGGAGCATCGGCGCCGCAGCCGGCCTGATCAAGGGCGTCATCGGCGCCCTGATGATCTGGGGCGCCAACCGCCTCGCCCACGCCTTCGGAGAGCAGGGGGTCTACTCGAAATGA
- a CDS encoding DUF6086 family protein, giving the protein MRGAAGLPRQVRLFEDELDLPSGIAPMENDECQIDPAVFGVFVNVLVDRLGNPSHAVLRALSEGFVATTVALAGRAGIEVPAVPADLLERSRELDLRMVR; this is encoded by the coding sequence ATGAGGGGAGCTGCGGGACTCCCGCGCCAAGTGCGGCTGTTCGAGGACGAGTTGGACCTGCCGTCCGGCATCGCTCCCATGGAGAACGACGAGTGTCAGATCGACCCCGCCGTCTTCGGGGTCTTCGTCAACGTCCTGGTGGACAGACTCGGCAACCCGTCGCACGCCGTCCTGCGCGCCCTTTCGGAGGGCTTCGTCGCCACGACGGTGGCCCTCGCGGGGCGCGCGGGCATCGAGGTGCCCGCGGTCCCGGCCGACCTGCTGGAGCGGTCGAGGGAGCTGGACCTTCGGATGGTCCGCTGA
- a CDS encoding TetR/AcrR family transcriptional regulator, producing the protein MGRVSQAQAEENRRRVVETASRLFREQGTHVSVADLMKASSLTHGGFYKQFASKEALVGEATAHAFGELARRHEFGIERDAEQHEAAQRDLIDTYLSVQHRDSAADGCPAAGLAVDMAREPGDREARRVYTEGVRDFAGWLATEDEDGITRLCTMLGALVLARATEGSPLSEEILATAHAALTERRVAER; encoded by the coding sequence ATGGGCCGCGTATCGCAGGCACAGGCGGAGGAGAACCGCCGACGGGTCGTGGAGACCGCCTCCCGGCTGTTCAGGGAACAGGGCACGCACGTGAGCGTCGCCGACCTCATGAAGGCGTCGAGCCTGACGCACGGCGGCTTCTACAAGCAGTTCGCCTCGAAGGAGGCGCTCGTGGGCGAAGCCACGGCCCACGCCTTCGGCGAGCTCGCCCGACGCCACGAGTTCGGGATCGAGCGCGACGCGGAGCAGCACGAAGCCGCCCAGCGGGACCTGATCGACACCTACCTGTCCGTTCAGCACCGCGACAGCGCGGCCGACGGATGCCCGGCCGCCGGACTCGCGGTCGACATGGCGCGCGAGCCGGGCGACCGCGAGGCGCGCCGGGTCTACACCGAGGGCGTGCGCGACTTCGCCGGCTGGCTCGCGACCGAGGACGAGGACGGCATCACCCGGCTGTGCACCATGCTCGGCGCACTCGTCCTGGCCCGGGCGACCGAGGGCTCACCGCTCTCGGAGGAGATCCTGGCCACGGCTCACGCGGCGCTGACGGAGCGACGTGTCGCGGAGAGGTAG
- a CDS encoding phosphotransferase, with protein sequence MDEVEVVVAHSERATLRVGDVFLKVDADQSHIDVEVEAMALAPVPTPEVLWRKPPVLALAALPGTTLGRLGGPSTGSPAAWAAAGAAIRKLHDAPVPPLLGRAGRSIAALTAELDTECELLVTNGLLPADLVARNRRVAEAALRPWTPAFTHGDLQIAHVFVDGDEVTGIIDWSEAGQGDALYDLATFTLGHEEHLDDVIAGYGTDVDLDVIRALWSLRSLQAVRWLAENGFDPFAPGCEVDVLRSRM encoded by the coding sequence ATGGATGAAGTCGAGGTCGTCGTCGCCCATTCCGAGCGCGCGACGTTACGCGTCGGCGACGTGTTCCTGAAGGTGGACGCCGATCAGTCGCACATCGACGTCGAGGTCGAGGCGATGGCCCTGGCGCCGGTCCCGACCCCGGAAGTCCTGTGGCGCAAACCGCCCGTGCTCGCGCTCGCCGCGCTCCCGGGGACGACGCTCGGGCGCCTCGGCGGGCCGTCGACCGGGTCGCCGGCGGCGTGGGCCGCGGCGGGCGCCGCCATCCGGAAGCTGCACGACGCGCCCGTGCCGCCCCTGCTGGGCCGGGCCGGCCGGAGTATCGCCGCGCTGACGGCGGAACTCGACACCGAGTGCGAGCTGCTCGTCACGAACGGCCTCCTGCCCGCCGACCTGGTCGCCCGCAACCGCCGGGTCGCCGAGGCCGCACTCCGGCCGTGGACTCCGGCGTTCACACACGGCGACCTGCAGATCGCGCACGTCTTCGTCGACGGCGACGAGGTCACCGGCATCATCGACTGGTCGGAGGCGGGCCAGGGCGACGCCCTGTACGACCTCGCCACCTTCACGCTCGGGCACGAGGAGCACCTCGACGACGTCATCGCCGGCTACGGCACCGACGTCGACCTCGACGTGATCCGCGCGTTGTGGTCGCTGCGAAGCCTGCAGGCGGTTCGCTGGCTGGCCGAGAACGGCTTCGACCCGTTCGCGCCGGGCTGCGAGGTCGACGTGCTGAGGTCCCGGATGTGA
- a CDS encoding ROK family transcriptional regulator, translated as MDQKRTLSGDPSLLRRLNTAAALGVLRQHEELTAPELATLIGVSRPTAHDVLLQLLGQGRVVELASGSEGPRIGAGRPARRFRFHAEAGHVVGVDIGAHKVLVHVADLRGRTVAAHRVAVTPGLTAARRLRVVRDAVAACVKQATDARPLALGIGTTGIVDPSGRVTVSTALPGWSGLDLTRELDGCVPGPVLVGNDIQLATLAEFTGGAATGVRDGIYLYVGNRPGIGLWLRGQLHRGHHAAAGELLPFQPWADAYQRLLDWSAGHQGAEAPTRDSAVRAVVAAADAGDGGARYALRAFAEGLAGCLLTHVAALDPELVVLGGGVSRAGGVLREPLSAHLDANCRRPPEVRTSTLGEESTVTGAVRMALEFLEQTAHA; from the coding sequence ATGGATCAGAAGCGGACGCTGAGCGGCGACCCGTCGCTGCTGCGCAGGCTCAACACCGCTGCCGCGCTGGGCGTGCTGCGCCAGCACGAAGAACTCACCGCGCCCGAACTCGCCACCCTCATCGGGGTCTCCAGACCCACCGCCCACGACGTCCTGCTCCAACTCCTCGGACAGGGGCGGGTGGTGGAGCTCGCATCCGGCAGCGAGGGCCCCCGGATCGGCGCCGGAAGGCCCGCCCGGCGCTTCCGCTTCCACGCCGAGGCCGGCCATGTCGTCGGCGTCGACATCGGTGCGCACAAGGTGCTCGTGCACGTCGCCGACCTGCGCGGACGCACCGTTGCCGCACACCGGGTCGCGGTCACGCCAGGCCTCACGGCCGCCCGCAGACTGCGCGTCGTACGGGACGCGGTGGCCGCCTGCGTGAAGCAGGCCACGGACGCGCGGCCCCTCGCCCTGGGCATCGGGACCACGGGCATCGTGGACCCGTCCGGGCGCGTCACCGTCTCCACCGCGCTGCCCGGCTGGAGCGGGCTCGACCTCACCCGTGAGCTGGACGGATGTGTGCCCGGACCCGTACTCGTGGGCAACGACATCCAGTTGGCGACGCTCGCCGAGTTCACCGGGGGAGCGGCGACCGGCGTGCGCGACGGCATCTACCTCTATGTGGGCAACCGCCCCGGAATCGGCCTCTGGCTCCGCGGCCAGCTGCACCGCGGCCACCACGCGGCGGCGGGCGAACTGCTGCCCTTCCAGCCGTGGGCCGACGCCTACCAGCGCCTCCTCGACTGGTCGGCGGGCCACCAGGGGGCTGAGGCGCCGACCCGCGACAGCGCGGTGCGCGCGGTGGTCGCGGCCGCGGACGCGGGCGACGGCGGCGCGCGCTACGCGCTGCGGGCCTTCGCCGAGGGCCTCGCCGGCTGCCTGCTCACCCATGTCGCGGCGCTGGACCCCGAGTTGGTCGTGCTCGGCGGCGGTGTGTCGCGCGCGGGCGGGGTGCTGCGCGAGCCGCTCTCCGCGCATCTGGACGCCAACTGCCGCCGTCCGCCCGAGGTACGTACCTCCACGCTCGGTGAGGAATCGACCGTAACCGGGGCGGTTCGGATGGCACTGGAGTTCTTGGAACAGACCGCACACGCCTGA
- a CDS encoding serine protein kinase RIO, which yields MSHDNLSQYPVIPDRHVPPSDNLGDVDDRFVFDFHSYDDLEDGQRWSTWLSVEPLSRGPEPLPDWVVTSQGAIDTELGVLKTGKEADVHLVERADPLDLTAGVVMAAKRYRSSEHRSFHRAASYTEGRSMKRSRDERAVKRKSTFGRQVAAGEWAVSEWAALVRFWNLGLPVPYPVQIDGTEILMEWITVVGEDGTVQTAPRLAQTRPSPELLASYFEQLTDALATMVQNGVVHGDLSAYNILAAGERLVIIDLPQIVDLVGNLNGMTFLQRDCANICGWFRSRGLDVDEHALFGELMAHAF from the coding sequence ATGTCTCACGACAATCTCTCGCAGTACCCGGTAATTCCTGACCGCCACGTCCCGCCGTCGGACAACCTGGGCGACGTCGACGACCGCTTCGTCTTCGACTTCCATTCCTACGACGACCTCGAGGACGGCCAGCGCTGGTCGACCTGGCTCAGCGTCGAACCCCTCAGCCGAGGCCCCGAGCCGCTCCCGGACTGGGTGGTGACCTCGCAGGGCGCGATCGACACCGAACTCGGCGTCCTCAAGACAGGCAAAGAGGCCGACGTCCATCTCGTCGAGCGCGCCGACCCGCTGGACCTCACAGCCGGCGTGGTCATGGCGGCCAAGCGGTACCGCTCTTCCGAGCACCGGTCCTTCCACCGCGCCGCGTCCTACACCGAGGGCCGCTCGATGAAGCGCTCACGTGACGAGCGGGCCGTCAAGCGCAAGAGCACCTTCGGCCGACAGGTCGCGGCCGGCGAGTGGGCGGTGTCCGAGTGGGCTGCGCTGGTGCGGTTCTGGAACCTCGGGCTGCCGGTTCCCTACCCGGTCCAGATCGACGGCACCGAGATCCTGATGGAGTGGATCACCGTCGTCGGCGAGGACGGAACCGTCCAGACCGCACCCCGCCTCGCCCAGACCCGCCCCTCGCCCGAGTTGCTGGCGTCGTACTTCGAGCAGCTCACCGATGCGCTCGCGACGATGGTGCAGAACGGTGTCGTGCACGGCGACCTCTCGGCGTACAACATCCTGGCGGCGGGCGAGCGGCTGGTCATCATCGACCTGCCCCAGATCGTCGACCTGGTCGGCAATCTCAACGGGATGACCTTCCTCCAGCGCGACTGCGCCAACATCTGCGGCTGGTTCCGCTCGCGGGGCCTCGACGTCGACGAGCACGCGCTGTTCGGGGAGCTGATGGCACACGCCTTCTGA